Proteins encoded together in one Drosophila albomicans strain 15112-1751.03 chromosome 2R, ASM965048v2, whole genome shotgun sequence window:
- the LOC117573735 gene encoding ABC transporter G family member 20 isoform X2, translated as MDVEADGVPPAAPAAAATTANSDLDLAARRRLFISQPSTLASRRQQAVCVRRAHKMYGGGKNPNIVLDGLNMTVPKGSIYGLLGASGCGKTTLLSCIVGRRRLNSGEIWVLGGRPGSRGSGVPGPRIGYMPQEIALYGEFTMRETLIYFGLIAAMSRGDIEDRTEFLLKLLNLPNGSKFVKNLSGGQQRRMSLAVALLHEPELLILDEPTVGVDPVLRQSIWDHLVEITKNGHTTVIITTHYIDECAQAHMIGLLRGGKMLAEESPQYLRQQYNADSLEDVFLKLSVMQNMGKRRRSSIAQEIVEQVTVPAISNPALDMSDEQHAAEISGEFGDNISMSSAARDPITTTAPAAPPLPPIQEIPTSFWYNLHVMQSHHLHALIWKNFLWMMRNVGVMLFIVGLPVVQILLFCYAIGHDPTGLKLAVANHEMSEEMIMQQFCPVNAGCNQTMLSCRYLDMLVKNKSMVVNYVNDDEEAYEEVRRGRAWAALVIQSNYTDSLVQRVEDGRYADDATVEASDLDVRMDWSNQQISTLLYRDLQYTFLTFVENMLSECDVNPRLGRIPVEQEQPIYGYRNPNFTDFAAPGVILTIIFFLSVAITSGAMLIERNEGMLERCLVAGITGPEILLSQVVTQFTVMLSQTVFVLIVSFYFFELTLVGDIWLVVALCILNGLCGMSFGFVISCAVDTERTATYVAMGSFLPIVMLCGIIWPIEGMYPLLQFVTAFLPLTKPTESMRSILQRGWGMENPTVYNGFISISSWVLVFLVLTILLLKFKKG; from the exons TTACGGTCTCCTTGGTGCCTCGGGCTGTGGCAAGACAACGCTGCTCAGCTGCATCGTTGGACGACGGCGTCTCAATTCGGGCGAAATTTGGGTGCTTGGCGGACGGCCGGGGTCACGTGGTTCCGGTGTGCCAGGTCCGCGAATTGGCTACATGCCACAG GAGATAGCACTTTATGGCGAGTTCACAATGCGCGAAACTTTAATCTACTTTGGCCTGATTGCTGCAATGTCGCGCGGCGACATCGAGGATCGCACCGAATTCCTGCTCAAATTGCTCAATTTGCCAAATGGCTCGAAGTTCGTCAAGAATTTGAGCGGCGGCCAACAGCGCAGAATGAGCCTGGCCGTGGCACTGCTACACGAGCCCGAGCTTCTCATATTGGATGAGCCGACGGTGGGCGTGGATCCGGTGCTACGACAGAG CATTTGGGATCATCTGGTGGAAATCACGAAAAATGGTCACACAACTGTGATAATCACAACGCATTACATCGATGAATGTGCCCAGGCGCATATG ATTGGATTGCTGCGTGGCGGCAAAATGCTTGCCGAGGAGTCACCCCAGTATCTGCGACAACAGTACAACGCCGATTCGCTGGAGGATGTGTTCTTGAAGCTCTCAGTCATGCAGAATATGGGCAAACGTCGACGCTCATCGATTGCCCAGGAGATTGTCGAACAGGTCACAGTTCCGGCCATTTCGAATCCGGCCCTGGACATGTCTGACGAGCAGCATGCGGCCGAAATCTCCGGCGAGTTCGGTGATAATATATCGATGTCATCGGCAGCCCGGGATCCGATAACCACGACAGCGCCAGCGGCACCACCGTTGCCACCGATACAGGAGATACCCACATCCTTTTGGTATAATCTGCATGTGATGCAGTCGCATCATTTGCATGCGCTCATCTGGAAAAACTTTCTCTGGATGATGCGAAATGTGGG TGTAATGCTGTTCATTGTGGGTCTGCCTGTGGTGCAAATATTACTGTTCTGTTATGCGATTGGACATGATCCGACTGGCCTCAAATTGGCCGTGGCGAATCACGAGATGTCCGAGGAAATGATTATGCAACAATTCTGTCCAGTGAACGCCGGATGCAATCAGACCATGCTCAGCTGCCGTTATCTCGATATGCTGGTCAAGAACAAGAGCATGGTTGTG AACTATgttaatgatgatgaagaagcCTATGAGGAGGTGCGTCGTGGCCGTGCTTGGGCTGCTCTTGTCATCCAGTCAAATTATACAGACTCGCTGGTCCAACGTGTTGAGGATGGTCGCTATGCGGATGATGCCACTGTAGAAGCATCAGACTTGGATGTGCGCATGGACTGGTCGA ATCAACAAATATCAACGCTGCTCTATCGTGATCTGCAGTACACGTTCCTCACTTTTGTGGAGAATATGCTTTCGGAATGCGATGTGAATCCGCGACTTGGACGCATTCCCGTTGAGCAAGAGCAACCCATCTATGGCTATCGCAATCCCAACTTTACTGACTTCGCAGCACCCGGCGTCATTCTCACAATCATTTTCTTCCTTTCGGTGGCCATTACTTCGGGTGCCATGTTGATTGAAAGGAACGAGGGCATGTTGGAGCGTTGTCTGGTTGCTGGCATCACGGGACCAGAGATACTGCTCTCCCAGGTGGTCACACAGTTCACGGTGATGTTGAGCCAAACGGTGTTTGTGCTGATTGTTAGCTTCTATTTCTTTGAGCTAACGTTGGTGGGTGACATTTGGCTAGTCGTTGCACTGTGCATACTCAATGGTCTGTGCGGCATGAGCTTCGGCTTTGTCATCTCATGTGCCGTGGATACAGAGAGAACGGCAACTTATGTGGCCATGGGCTCGTTCCTGCCCATTGTGATGCTGTGCGGCATCATTTGGCCCATCGAGGGCATGTATCCGCTGCTGCAGTTTGTCACCGCCTTCCTGCCATTGACCAAGCCAACGGAATCGATGCGTTCCATACTGCAACGCGGCTGGGGCATGGAAAATCCCACAGTGTACAATGGATTCATATCGATATCATCGTGGGTGCTTGTCTTTCTGGTACTCACCATTCTGCTGCTAAAATTCAAGAAGGGCTAG